From the genome of Negativicutes bacterium:
CTAATACATGGAGCATAAGCAATGATTAAAGAAGGTCCTGGATAAGCTTCCGCTTCTTGTATTGCTTTAATAGTTTGATTTTTATCAGCACCCATAGCAATTTGTGCTACATAAACATAACCATAGCTCATTGCCATCATCCCTAGATCTTTCTTTTTCGTATTCTTGCCACTGGCTGCAAATTTGGCAATGGCTGCTGCTGGGGTAGCTTTAGAAGCTTGCCCTCCGGTATTAGAATAAATTTCTGTATCAAAGACCATTACATTAATATCTTCACCGGAAGCTAACGCGTGATCAAGACCACTAAACCCAATGTCATAAGCCCAACCATCACCACCAAATAACCATTGAGACCTTTTAACAAGAAAATCGCTGTTTTCTAAGATAAATTCAATGTCAGGATTGTTTAATGTAGTTTCTTTTAATACTGCTATTAGATTATCAGCTAGTGCGCGAGTTTGCTCAGCCTTATTGATATTAGCAAGCCATGCTTGACATTTTTCCGTTATAGCAGTATTTAAGTTAGCGGAAATCAAGGATTTAACTTTCATTGCTAATTGTTCTCTTATCTGATTGGCTGCAATATGCATCCCTAAACCAAATTCAGCATTGTCTTCAAACAAGGAGTTTGCCCATGCCGGACCATGCCCTTTATGATTAGTAGTATATGGCACTGCAGGAGCTGAGCCGGCCCATACAGACGAACAACCTGTAGCATTTGCAATCATCATTCTATCACCAAACAGTTGTGTAATAAGCTTAGCATATGGCGTTTGAACACAGCCGGCACAAGCACCGGAGAACTCTAGTAATGGTTGTTCAAATTGACTACCTTTAACAGTAAACTTATTAGCCGGATTTTCTTTAGGAGTTATTGTCATAACATAATCCCAGATAGCAACCTTATCCATTTGTGAAGTTATAGACTCCATTGTTAAGGCAGATTCTTTGGCCGGACAAATCTGTGCACAGTTTCCGCATCCAGTACAGTCAAGTGGCGAAATAGCCATATGATATTGTAAATTATCAGTTCCGATAGCTTTCTTACACACTAATCCTTCAGGTGCTGAATTTACTTCTTCATCATTTAATAAAATAGGTCTAATTGATGCATGCGGACAAACATATGAACACTGATTACATTGAATACATTTATCAACATTCCACTTTGGTACATGGATAGCAATACCTCTTTTTTCATAAGCTGCACTGCCAAAAGGGAAGGTACCATCTTCCATGCCAGCAAAAGCACTTACTGGTAATTTATCGCCTTCTTGACGAGTCATTGGTATAAGAATATTATCAATAAATTCAGGATTTTTGCTTACCGCAACAGTTTCATCTTCAGTCGCTTGAGCCCATTCCGCCGGGATTTCAACTTTAACTAATGATTTTAAACCATGATCAATTGCTGCATTATTCATTTTTACAATATGCTCACCTTTATGACCATATGATTTTTCAACAGCTTGTTTTAAGTAAGCTACAGCATCCGCAATTGGGATGATATCAGCAATTTTAAAGAATGCCGACTGCATAATCATATTAATTCTGCCACCTAGTCCAATTTCTTCAGCAATTTCTACTGCATCTATGATATAGAAATTAATATTATTTTGAGCTAGATATTTTTTCATGCTAGCAGGTAGTTCAGCATCCAATTCTTCTTCTGTCCATAAGCAATTTAATAAGAAATTACCACTAGGCTTTAAGCCTTCAAGGACATCATAATTATGCACATAAGATTGATTGTGACAAGCAATAAAATCAGCTTTGTCAACTAAATATGGTGATTTTATCGGTTGTGCGCCAAACCGCAAATGAGAAATTGTAATGCCGCCTGATTTTTTTGAGTCATATGCAAAATAAGCTTGAGCATACATATCAGTATGATCACCGATTATTTTTATCGCATTTTTATTAGCACCAACGGTTCCATCAGAACCAAGCCCCCAGAATTTGCAAGCTTTTGTACTAGCAGGAGTTGTATCAATATCTTCTGCTTGTGGCAATGAAGAATATGTAACATCATCAATTATACCCACTGTAAAGTTGTCTTTTGGTTCACTAGCTTTTAGGTTGTCAAAAACACCTTTAATATGGGTAGGTGTAACATTTTTGCCACCAACTCCACAACGTCCACCAACAATCACTGGTTTTACTGTTGCATTATAAAAAGCTGATTTTACATCCAAATATAATGGTTCAGCTAGCGAGCCTATTTCTTTAGTTCGATCCAATACAGCAATTTTTGTAACAGTTTCCGGAATTTGCTGTAGGAAGTGCTTAATAGAAAATGGACGATATAAATGTACTGTTAATAAACCGACCTTTTCTCCATTATTATTTAAATAATCTACAGTTTCTGCAATAGTTTCACACATTGAGCCCATAGCAATGATAACTCTATCTGCATCAGGGGCTCCATGATAATTGAATAATTGATAATTTCGACCTGTTAATTTGTTGATCTCTTGCATATATTGTTCAACAGTTTCTGGCAAGGTTTCATAATATTTATTTAAAGATTCTCGATGTTGAAAATTAATATCAGAAT
Proteins encoded in this window:
- the nifJ gene encoding pyruvate:ferredoxin (flavodoxin) oxidoreductase — its product is MMEKKRMMKTMDGNTAAAYISYAFTDVAAIFPITPSSDMAEHVDTWAASGKKNIFNQTVKVVEMQSEGGAAGAVHGSLQAGALTTTYTASQGLLLMIPNMYKIAGELLPGVFHVSSRVVGSNAISIFGDHSDVMATRQTGFAMLAESSVQEVMDLAAVAHLAAIKSSIPFLNFFDGFRTSHEIQKIEVLEYDELANLLDMEAVNKFRRKALNPDHPVLRGTVQNSDINFQHRESLNKYYETLPETVEQYMQEINKLTGRNYQLFNYHGAPDADRVIIAMGSMCETIAETVDYLNNNGEKVGLLTVHLYRPFSIKHFLQQIPETVTKIAVLDRTKEIGSLAEPLYLDVKSAFYNATVKPVIVGGRCGVGGKNVTPTHIKGVFDNLKASEPKDNFTVGIIDDVTYSSLPQAEDIDTTPASTKACKFWGLGSDGTVGANKNAIKIIGDHTDMYAQAYFAYDSKKSGGITISHLRFGAQPIKSPYLVDKADFIACHNQSYVHNYDVLEGLKPSGNFLLNCLWTEEELDAELPASMKKYLAQNNINFYIIDAVEIAEEIGLGGRINMIMQSAFFKIADIIPIADAVAYLKQAVEKSYGHKGEHIVKMNNAAIDHGLKSLVKVEIPAEWAQATEDETVAVSKNPEFIDNILIPMTRQEGDKLPVSAFAGMEDGTFPFGSAAYEKRGIAIHVPKWNVDKCIQCNQCSYVCPHASIRPILLNDEEVNSAPEGLVCKKAIGTDNLQYHMAISPLDCTGCGNCAQICPAKESALTMESITSQMDKVAIWDYVMTITPKENPANKFTVKGSQFEQPLLEFSGACAGCVQTPYAKLITQLFGDRMMIANATGCSSVWAGSAPAVPYTTNHKGHGPAWANSLFEDNAEFGLGMHIAANQIREQLAMKVKSLISANLNTAITEKCQAWLANINKAEQTRALADNLIAVLKETTLNNPDIEFILENSDFLVKRSQWLFGGDGWAYDIGFSGLDHALASGEDINVMVFDTEIYSNTGGQASKATPAAAIAKFAASGKNTKKKDLGMMAMSYGYVYVAQIAMGADKNQTIKAIQEAEAYPGPSLIIAYAPCISHGIKNGMGTSHLEAKKAVECGYWSMFRYNPQLKDAGKNPFILDSKTPTEDFNEFLMGEVRFSSLKKRFPETAEALFNKTKQDAFERLENYEKLAKQ